In one window of Oncorhynchus nerka isolate Pitt River unplaced genomic scaffold, Oner_Uvic_2.0 unplaced_scaffold_5120, whole genome shotgun sequence DNA:
- the LOC115145371 gene encoding uncharacterized protein LOC115145371, whose product MGTGSGSTAIETETEPGRGRTGPGGKAGLGVSAKSIGLGLPLIMTAPGQMDLSGVPAKIITIATRVQSTAQLHIKHCVTGNTAAKQVVPKATSNSNPTPSDANSLPLPLPPPLSAPPSASLRPRSKLTSAQPASSPQNHSKFTWVKSHQPGGVRPSQARIESRPPDNLITSVTTTVSHSGVPSSFSSSPSSSRKAFAPRKKVARRLSLSTAVPKTSKYTWVSSAAGVQARLSRKPLSPKDLALALPQRAAEGLVAKKPKSPNPLAKQRKAAAASCSTTLSSRYCWKAGSGGGGQTGSGTGSRGGSLFRWTSEKENGAKGGSSVPPSVTQRTASSSPGGFKLRSRMKIIRRSVSSGSGAERRSSPAAMTLISRYSLRLRTHTLVRTQTAVRTRTLVQSPGGVKRTPSLELVSFGRHKLRCLSPNPSRT is encoded by the exons ATGGGGACAGGCAGTGGATCCAcagctatagagacagagactgaaCCCGGCAGAGGAAGGACAGGACCTGGGGGCAAGGCTGGGCTGGGAGTTTCAGCGAAGAGCATAGGACTTGGGCTGCCTCTGATAATGACCGCCCCTGGACAAATGGACTTGTCAGGTGTCCCTGCCAAAATTATCACCATTGCCACCAGGGTTCAGAGCACTGCTCAGCTACATATTAAACATTGCGTGACTGGGAATACAGCAGCTAAGCAGGTTGTCCCCAAGGCAACCTCCAACAGCAACCCCACCCCTAGCGATGCCAATTCACTTCCTCTACcccttccacctcctctctctgctccccctagTGCCTCTCTCCGTCCCAGGTCCAAGCTcacctcagcccagccagccTCCTCTCCACAGAACCACTCCAAGTTTACCTGGGTGAAGAGCCATCAGCCAGGAGGAGTCAGGCCCAGCCAGGCCAGAATAGAGTCCCGGCCCCCAGATAATCTAATCACATCTGTCACCACCACAGTCTCCCATTCTGGGGTCCCTAGCAGTTTCTCATCCAGCCCCAGTTCCAGTAGGAAAGCCTTTGCCCCCAGAAAAAAGGTTGCCCGTAGGCTCAGTTTATCCACTGCAGTCCCTAAGACCTCCAAGTACACCTGGGTGTCCTCCGCTGCAGGGGTCCAGGCTAGGCTGTCCCGGAAGCCTCTCTCACCCAAAGACCTGGCCCTGGCTCTGCCCCAGAGAGCTGCAGAGGGGTTGGTTGCCAAGAAACCAAAATCCCCAAATCCTTTAGCCAAGCAGCGTAAGGCAGCAGCGGCCTCCTGCTCTACTACCCTCAGTAGTCGCTACTGCTGGAAGGCAGGTTCTGGGGGAGGGGGGCAGACTGGCTCTGGGACAGGGTCCAGAGGTGGGTCTCTGTTCCGCTGGACCTCTGAGAAAGAGAATGGGGCCAAGGGGGGGTCCAGTGTCCCTCCATCTGTAACTCAACGCACCGCCTCCTCTTCCCCTGGAGGGTTCAAACTCAGGAGCAGGATGAAGATCATCAGGAGGTCAGTTAGCAG TGGGTCTGGGGCAGAACGGAGATCCAGCCCAGCAGCCATGACCCTGATCAGCCGCTACTCTCTGCGCCTTAGGACACACACTCTGGTCCGGACACAAACTGCAGTGAGGACACGCACCCTTGTCCAGAGCCCGGGGGGTGTGAAGAGGACCCCGTCCCTTGAACTGGTCTCATTTGGCAGACACAAGCTACGATGtctctcccccaacccctccaggACAG